The following proteins are encoded in a genomic region of Bosea beijingensis:
- a CDS encoding GtrA family protein, translating into MPLRRYPRQFRQLAAYVLAGGLTAVAHYGVLIGLVELGRIDPVPATLAGFIVGALVSYALNRWMTFDATRSHVQAGWRFALIAAGGFVLTGILMHLFVVRAGLPYLPMQLVTTGVVMVFSFLGHKFFSFADRAG; encoded by the coding sequence ATGCCGCTTCGCCGCTATCCGCGTCAGTTCCGCCAGCTCGCCGCCTATGTCCTGGCCGGCGGGCTGACCGCGGTCGCGCATTACGGCGTGCTGATCGGGCTGGTCGAACTCGGCCGCATCGACCCCGTGCCGGCGACGCTCGCCGGCTTCATCGTCGGCGCGCTGGTTTCCTATGCGCTGAACCGCTGGATGACCTTTGATGCGACTCGCAGCCATGTCCAGGCCGGCTGGCGCTTCGCCCTGATCGCGGCCGGGGGCTTCGTGCTCACCGGCATCCTGATGCATCTCTTCGTGGTGCGGGCCGGCTTACCGTATCTGCCCATGCAACTGGTTACCACGGGCGTGGTGATGGTGTTCTCGTTCCTCGGCCACAAGTTCTTCAGCTTCGCGGACAGGGCGGGGTGA
- a CDS encoding DMT family transporter: MSSSSCASPALATSGSQRLDPTLVFTVTFTVMAWASSFPAIRAGLAGFGPTEMAALRFALAGGPAALFLIATRAKLPERGDIWRFLVGGVIFIAGYALLLNFGQRVVPAGPAAFIINTNPIMTAVLAMMILGERFSLTAWLGTALSFAGIGVIALGKGLDVEIGMSVLLILGAAFCNAITTVVQKPLFARYKPLHVAAWNMAIGGFVLLPFLPSAIEQAQVAPSVSFWSVVYLAVVPSLIAYGTWAITLSRLPAARASNFQYAVPPMAMLIGFLWLGEIPTIFGLIGGAMALAGVVAVNLKR, from the coding sequence ATGTCCTCCTCAAGCTGCGCTTCCCCAGCCCTCGCCACCTCCGGCAGCCAGCGCCTCGACCCGACGCTGGTTTTCACCGTGACCTTCACGGTCATGGCCTGGGCCTCCTCCTTCCCGGCGATCCGCGCCGGGCTCGCCGGCTTCGGCCCGACCGAGATGGCCGCGCTGCGCTTCGCTCTGGCCGGAGGCCCGGCCGCGCTCTTCCTGATCGCGACGCGGGCGAAGCTGCCCGAGCGCGGCGACATCTGGCGCTTCCTCGTCGGCGGCGTGATCTTCATCGCGGGCTATGCGCTGCTCCTGAATTTCGGTCAGCGCGTCGTGCCGGCGGGGCCGGCCGCCTTCATCATCAACACCAACCCGATCATGACCGCCGTGCTCGCCATGATGATCCTCGGCGAGCGCTTCAGTCTGACCGCCTGGCTCGGTACGGCCTTGTCCTTCGCCGGCATCGGCGTGATCGCGCTCGGCAAGGGGCTCGATGTCGAAATCGGCATGAGCGTGCTGCTGATCCTCGGCGCCGCCTTCTGCAACGCCATCACCACGGTCGTGCAGAAACCGCTCTTCGCCCGCTACAAGCCGCTCCATGTCGCCGCCTGGAACATGGCGATCGGCGGTTTCGTGCTCCTGCCCTTCCTGCCTTCAGCAATTGAGCAGGCGCAGGTCGCGCCGAGCGTCTCCTTCTGGTCGGTGGTCTATCTCGCGGTGGTGCCGAGCCTGATCGCCTACGGCACCTGGGCAATCACGCTCTCACGCCTGCCGGCGGCCCGCGCCTCGAACTTCCAGTACGCCGTGCCGCCGATGGCGATGCTGATCGGCTTCCTCTGGCTCGGCGAAATCCCCACGATCTTCGGCCTGATCGGCGGCGCCATGGCGCTCGCCGGGGTGGTCGCCGTCAATCTGAAGCGCTGA
- a CDS encoding MFS transporter — MDTRLLSLAGGAFAIGTGSLIVTGILPHLASGLAVSIDTAGLLISIFALAYAIGSPILSTVLGDADRKLVLAGAITVFGLANLGAAFANDFWVVMAARIVMALSAGVFMPAANAVAVAVSAPERRGRAIALVTGGMTVSLILGIPIGTAVVGFGGWHLAFLIVALFSALSLVGLLVKLPPGLPRGTNTLRERLQVAARSDVLLALATTMLWTTGAFVLYTYIAPFLTDHAGITGPWLAATLVVSGLGSAIGNQLGGIASDRFGPERSLTVVLSILAAALLAASLIAVNLPPALAIWPIPVVLFVWSAAGWAGHPAQMSRLAAMAPDATVVALSLNASALYFGIAAGAALGQQVMRHAGTWPLGFVGAACEVAALAVLFVAMRRKRRQPGTLEIDLVVPEPRPVR; from the coding sequence ATGGATACGCGCCTTCTCTCGCTCGCCGGCGGCGCCTTCGCCATCGGCACGGGCAGCCTGATCGTCACCGGCATCCTGCCCCATCTCGCCTCCGGCCTCGCCGTCTCCATCGACACCGCCGGCCTGCTCATCTCGATCTTCGCTCTGGCCTACGCCATCGGCTCGCCGATCCTCTCGACCGTGCTCGGCGACGCCGATCGCAAGCTCGTCCTGGCCGGCGCGATCACCGTGTTCGGCCTCGCCAATCTCGGCGCCGCCTTCGCCAACGACTTCTGGGTGGTGATGGCCGCCCGCATCGTCATGGCGCTCTCGGCCGGCGTCTTCATGCCCGCCGCAAACGCGGTCGCCGTCGCGGTTTCCGCACCCGAGAGGCGCGGCCGCGCCATCGCGCTCGTCACCGGCGGCATGACCGTCTCGCTGATTCTCGGCATTCCGATCGGCACGGCGGTCGTCGGCTTCGGCGGCTGGCATCTCGCCTTCCTGATCGTGGCACTGTTCAGCGCCCTCTCGCTCGTCGGCCTGCTGGTCAAGCTGCCGCCCGGCCTGCCGCGCGGCACCAACACCTTGCGCGAGCGGCTGCAGGTAGCGGCGCGCAGCGACGTGCTGCTGGCGCTCGCCACGACCATGCTGTGGACCACCGGCGCCTTCGTTCTCTACACCTATATCGCGCCCTTCCTGACCGATCATGCCGGCATCACCGGCCCCTGGCTCGCCGCGACGCTGGTCGTCTCCGGCCTTGGCTCGGCCATCGGCAACCAGCTCGGCGGCATCGCCAGCGACCGCTTCGGCCCCGAGCGCTCGCTCACCGTGGTGCTGTCGATCCTGGCTGCAGCGCTGCTCGCCGCCTCGCTGATCGCGGTCAACCTGCCCCCGGCTTTGGCGATCTGGCCGATTCCCGTCGTGCTCTTCGTCTGGAGCGCCGCAGGCTGGGCCGGCCATCCCGCGCAGATGTCACGCCTGGCCGCGATGGCGCCGGACGCGACCGTGGTCGCGCTCTCGCTCAACGCCTCCGCGCTCTATTTCGGCATCGCGGCCGGCGCCGCCTTGGGCCAGCAGGTAATGCGCCATGCCGGCACCTGGCCGCTCGGCTTCGTCGGCGCCGCCTGCGAGGTCGCGGCACTCGCCGTGCTCTTCGTCGCCATGCGGCGCAAGCGCCGGCAGCCCGGCACGCTGGAGATCGATCTTGTCGTCCCCGAGCCAAGACCTGTGCGTTGA
- a CDS encoding ArsR/SmtB family transcription factor has product MKPVFHPDIEDVAPADVFGALADPIRLGILVALSDVNEVDKARCSHFTAFASPSLLSYHFAKLREAGITRMRVEGTSRYLSIRREELNQRFPGLIDSVIETARRDPNLPRLGPEWLSGAEQVQGQTSSR; this is encoded by the coding sequence ATGAAGCCGGTTTTCCACCCCGATATCGAGGATGTCGCGCCCGCCGACGTGTTCGGCGCGCTGGCCGATCCGATCCGGCTTGGCATCCTCGTGGCGCTGTCGGACGTCAACGAGGTCGACAAGGCGCGCTGCAGTCATTTCACCGCCTTCGCCTCGCCTTCGCTGCTGTCCTATCATTTCGCCAAACTGCGCGAGGCCGGCATCACCCGCATGCGGGTGGAGGGCACGTCGCGCTATCTCAGCATTCGGCGCGAGGAATTGAACCAGCGCTTTCCGGGGCTGATCGACAGCGTGATCGAGACGGCGCGGCGCGATCCCAACCTGCCGCGGCTCGGCCCGGAATGGCTTTCGGGCGCGGAACAGGTTCAGGGTCAGACTTCGTCACGTTGA
- the carB gene encoding carbamoyl-phosphate synthase large subunit, protein MPKRTDIKSILIIGAGPIIIGQACEFDYSGTQACKTLKAEGYRIILVNSNPATIMTDPDLADATYVEPITPEIVAKIIEKERPDALLPTMGGQTALNCALSLNKKSIVQPDGSKISVLEKFGVEMIGATAEAIDKAEDRELFREAMTKIGLDTPRSHHIKTLGQALDALEDIGLPAIIRPSFTMGGTGGGIAYNKGEFIDIVERGIDASPTSEVLIEESVLGWKEYEMEVVRDKKDNCIIVCSIENFDPMGVHTGDSITVAPALTLTDKEYQIMRDASLAVLREIGVETGGSNVQFAIDPATGRMIVIEMNPRVSRSSALASKATGFPIAKVAARLAVGYTLDEIENDITGGATPASFEPTIDYVVTKIPRFAFEKFPGSEPTLTTAMKSVGEAMAIGRTFQESLQKALRSLETGLDGLDEIEIEGFGQGDDRNAIKAAISTPTPDRILHVAQAMRAGFTDEEIHESCKIDPWFLAQMREIVETEQKIRSIGLPTTPGAFRQIKAMGFSDKRLAAVSGQTEAEVRKARRALEVRPVYKRIDTCAAEFASPTAYMYSSYAMPFAGKAADEANPSDRKKVVILGGGPNRIGQGIEFDYCCCHACYALRDAGYETIMVNCNPETVSTDYDTSDRLYFEPLTAEDVLEILETEKQNGTLMGVIVQFGGQTPLKLANALEEAGIPILGTSPDMIDLAEDRDRFKRLLDKLHLKQPKNGIAYSVEQARIIAGELGLPFVVRPSYVLGGRAMAIIRDEIMFEDYLLGTLPSLIPSEVKAKYPNDKTGQINTVLGKNPLLFDRYLSDAIEVDVDCLCDGKDVFVAGIMEHIEEAGIHSGDSACSLPPRSLSAETIAELERQTKAMALALDVGGLMNVQYAIKDGEIYVLEVNPRASRTVPFVAKVIGEPIAKIAARVMAGEPLAGFGLKPAKLGHVGVKEAVFPFARFPGVDVLLGPEMRSTGEVIGLDRSFDTAFAKSQLGAGSKVPVKGTVFVSVRDEDKPRILPAVRILADLGFRILATGGTLRHLQEQGISASKINKVLEGRPHVVDALKNSEIQLVFNTTEGPQALADSRALRRTALLHKVPYYTTLAGAIAAAEGIKAYCSGDLEVRSLQSYFERAA, encoded by the coding sequence ATGCCCAAGCGCACAGACATCAAGTCCATCCTGATCATCGGCGCCGGCCCCATCATCATCGGACAGGCCTGCGAGTTCGATTATTCCGGCACCCAGGCCTGCAAGACGCTGAAGGCCGAGGGCTACCGCATCATCCTGGTCAACTCGAACCCGGCGACGATCATGACCGATCCGGACCTGGCCGACGCGACCTATGTCGAGCCGATCACGCCCGAGATCGTCGCCAAGATCATCGAGAAGGAGCGCCCCGACGCGCTGCTGCCGACCATGGGCGGCCAGACCGCGCTGAACTGCGCGCTCTCGCTCAACAAGAAGTCGATCGTCCAGCCCGATGGCAGCAAGATCAGCGTGCTCGAGAAGTTCGGCGTCGAGATGATCGGCGCCACCGCCGAGGCGATCGACAAGGCCGAGGACCGCGAGCTCTTCCGCGAGGCGATGACCAAGATCGGCCTCGACACCCCGCGCTCGCACCACATCAAGACGCTCGGCCAGGCGCTCGACGCGCTTGAGGATATCGGCCTGCCGGCGATCATCCGCCCGTCCTTCACCATGGGCGGCACCGGCGGCGGCATCGCCTACAACAAGGGCGAGTTCATCGACATCGTCGAGCGCGGCATCGACGCCTCCCCCACCAGCGAGGTCCTCATCGAGGAAAGCGTGCTCGGCTGGAAGGAATACGAGATGGAGGTCGTCCGCGATAAGAAGGACAACTGCATCATCGTCTGCTCGATCGAGAATTTCGATCCGATGGGCGTCCATACCGGTGATTCGATCACCGTCGCGCCGGCTCTGACGCTGACCGACAAGGAATACCAGATCATGCGCGACGCCTCGCTGGCGGTGCTGCGCGAGATCGGCGTCGAGACCGGCGGCTCGAACGTCCAGTTCGCGATTGATCCGGCCACCGGCCGCATGATCGTCATCGAGATGAACCCGCGTGTATCGAGATCGTCTGCCTTGGCATCCAAAGCCACCGGCTTCCCGATCGCCAAGGTCGCGGCGCGGCTTGCCGTCGGCTACACGCTCGACGAGATCGAGAACGACATCACCGGCGGCGCGACGCCCGCCTCCTTCGAGCCGACGATCGACTATGTCGTCACCAAGATCCCGCGCTTCGCCTTCGAGAAATTCCCCGGCTCCGAGCCGACGCTGACCACCGCGATGAAGTCGGTCGGCGAGGCCATGGCGATCGGCCGCACCTTCCAGGAATCGCTGCAGAAGGCGCTGCGCTCGCTGGAGACCGGCCTCGACGGCCTCGACGAGATCGAGATCGAGGGCTTCGGCCAGGGCGACGACCGCAACGCCATCAAGGCGGCGATCTCGACCCCGACGCCGGACCGCATCCTCCATGTCGCCCAGGCCATGCGCGCCGGCTTCACGGACGAGGAGATCCACGAGAGCTGCAAGATCGATCCCTGGTTCCTCGCGCAGATGCGTGAGATCGTCGAAACCGAGCAGAAGATCCGCTCGATCGGCCTGCCGACCACGCCCGGCGCCTTCCGCCAGATCAAGGCGATGGGCTTCTCCGACAAGCGCCTTGCGGCCGTCTCCGGCCAGACCGAGGCCGAAGTCAGGAAGGCGCGTCGCGCGCTGGAGGTCCGCCCGGTCTACAAGCGCATCGACACCTGCGCGGCCGAGTTCGCCTCGCCGACGGCCTATATGTATTCAAGTTACGCCATGCCTTTCGCCGGCAAGGCGGCCGACGAGGCGAACCCGTCCGACCGCAAGAAGGTCGTGATCCTCGGCGGCGGGCCGAACCGCATCGGCCAGGGCATCGAGTTCGACTATTGCTGCTGCCATGCCTGCTACGCGCTGCGCGATGCCGGCTACGAGACCATCATGGTCAACTGCAACCCGGAGACGGTCTCGACCGACTACGACACCTCCGACCGGCTCTATTTCGAGCCGCTGACGGCCGAGGACGTGCTCGAGATCCTCGAGACCGAGAAGCAGAACGGCACGCTGATGGGCGTCATCGTTCAGTTCGGCGGCCAGACCCCGCTGAAGCTGGCGAATGCGCTGGAGGAAGCCGGCATCCCGATCCTCGGCACCTCGCCCGACATGATCGACCTCGCCGAGGACCGCGACCGCTTCAAGCGCCTGCTCGACAAGCTGCACCTGAAGCAGCCGAAGAACGGCATCGCCTATTCGGTGGAGCAGGCCCGCATCATCGCCGGCGAGCTCGGCCTGCCCTTCGTCGTGCGCCCGTCCTATGTGCTCGGCGGCCGCGCCATGGCGATCATCCGCGACGAGATCATGTTCGAGGATTATCTGCTCGGCACCCTGCCCTCGCTGATCCCCTCCGAGGTCAAGGCCAAGTATCCGAACGACAAGACCGGCCAGATCAACACGGTGCTCGGCAAGAACCCGCTGCTGTTCGACCGCTACCTGTCGGATGCGATCGAGGTCGATGTCGACTGCCTCTGCGACGGCAAGGACGTCTTCGTCGCCGGCATCATGGAGCATATCGAGGAAGCCGGCATCCATTCCGGCGATTCTGCCTGCTCGCTGCCGCCGCGTTCGCTCTCGGCCGAGACCATCGCCGAGCTGGAGCGCCAGACCAAGGCGATGGCGCTGGCCCTCGATGTCGGCGGCCTGATGAACGTCCAGTACGCCATCAAGGACGGCGAGATCTACGTGCTCGAAGTCAACCCGCGCGCCTCGCGCACGGTGCCCTTCGTCGCCAAGGTCATCGGCGAGCCGATCGCCAAGATAGCCGCCCGCGTGATGGCCGGCGAGCCGCTCGCAGGCTTCGGCCTGAAGCCCGCCAAGCTCGGCCATGTCGGCGTCAAGGAAGCGGTCTTCCCCTTCGCGCGCTTCCCTGGCGTCGACGTCCTGCTCGGGCCGGAAATGCGCTCGACCGGCGAGGTCATCGGCCTCGACCGTTCCTTCGACACCGCCTTCGCCAAGAGCCAGCTCGGCGCCGGCTCGAAGGTCCCGGTCAAAGGCACGGTCTTCGTCTCGGTGCGCGACGAGGATAAGCCGCGCATCCTGCCGGCGGTCCGCATCCTCGCCGATCTCGGCTTCCGCATCCTCGCGACCGGCGGCACGCTGCGCCACCTGCAGGAGCAGGGCATCTCGGCTTCCAAGATCAACAAGGTCCTGGAAGGCCGCCCCCATGTCGTCGACGCGCTGAAGAACAGCGAGATCCAGCTCGTCTTCAACACCACCGAGGGACCGCAGGCGCTTGCAGACTCCCGTGCGCTCCGGCGCACGGCCCTCTTGCACAAGGTGCCCTATTATACCACCTTGGCCGGAGCGATCGCTGCGGCGGAGGGCATCAAGGCCTATTGCAGCGGCGATCTCGAAGTACGATCCTTGCAGTCGTATTTCGAACGCGCGGCCTGA
- the greA gene encoding transcription elongation factor GreA encodes MEKVPMTAGGFAALEAELKDRQQVQRQRIITAIAEARALGDLSENAEYHAAKEAQSLNEGRIMELESLIGRADIIDIAKLAGGDTIKFGATVKLIDDDTEEEKSYQIVGEPESDVKSGKVSIGSPIARALIGKKVGDSVQVNTPGGGKSYEVVSVVFR; translated from the coding sequence ATGGAAAAGGTTCCGATGACCGCGGGCGGCTTTGCCGCCCTGGAGGCCGAGCTGAAGGACCGTCAGCAGGTCCAGCGTCAGCGCATCATCACCGCGATCGCCGAGGCGCGCGCACTGGGTGACCTTTCCGAGAACGCGGAATATCACGCGGCCAAGGAAGCGCAGTCGCTGAACGAGGGCCGGATCATGGAACTCGAATCGCTGATCGGCCGCGCCGACATCATTGACATCGCCAAGCTCGCCGGTGGCGACACGATCAAGTTCGGCGCCACCGTCAAGCTGATCGACGACGATACCGAGGAAGAGAAGAGCTACCAGATCGTCGGCGAGCCGGAATCGGACGTGAAGTCCGGCAAGGTCTCGATCGGCTCGCCGATCGCCCGCGCCCTGATCGGCAAGAAGGTCGGCGATTCTGTGCAGGTCAACACGCCGGGCGGCGGCAAGTCCTACGAAGTCGTCAGCGTCGTCTTCCGCTGA
- a CDS encoding LysR family transcriptional regulator, protein MDHSSNLPPLDTLRAFEAAARTGSFSSAAEALNLTHGAISRQIAKLEHWLGLRVFLRQARGVSLTPEGQRLLQRTQEAFALIADNSERWREARGASVVRVSAPPSVCALWLMPRLAVLEAGTPSLRIVLQVEHRKVDFEEEGVDLGIRCGRGGAPDRLSLKLFEEWCFPIASPKLAEAIGEGAPERLLAQPLIHDSDAAGWKAWFAAQGLDYRPRPQDRRFEDYNLVLDAAAHGLGIALARPPLAREQLAARRIVRVDEREALNPVSYWLDRPLCALRPSAAALAERIAREAGADRAEIATFLSREARAA, encoded by the coding sequence ATGGATCACAGCTCGAACCTGCCGCCGCTCGACACCTTGCGCGCTTTCGAGGCGGCTGCCCGCACCGGCAGCTTTTCCTCCGCTGCCGAGGCGCTGAACCTGACCCACGGTGCCATCAGCCGGCAGATCGCCAAGCTGGAGCATTGGCTCGGCCTGCGCGTCTTCCTGCGGCAGGCGCGGGGCGTTTCGCTGACGCCGGAAGGGCAGCGCCTGCTCCAGCGCACGCAGGAGGCGTTCGCGCTGATCGCCGATAATTCCGAGCGCTGGCGCGAAGCGCGTGGCGCCTCGGTAGTGCGGGTCAGCGCGCCGCCCTCGGTCTGCGCGCTCTGGTTGATGCCGCGACTGGCCGTGCTGGAGGCGGGCACGCCTTCGCTGCGGATCGTGCTGCAGGTCGAGCATCGCAAGGTGGATTTCGAGGAGGAGGGCGTCGATCTCGGCATCCGTTGCGGGCGCGGCGGCGCGCCGGACCGGCTTTCGCTCAAGCTGTTCGAGGAATGGTGTTTCCCGATCGCCTCGCCGAAGCTTGCCGAAGCGATCGGGGAGGGCGCGCCCGAGCGGCTGCTCGCGCAGCCTCTGATCCATGATTCCGATGCCGCCGGCTGGAAGGCGTGGTTTGCGGCGCAGGGACTGGACTACCGCCCGCGCCCGCAGGATCGGCGCTTCGAGGACTACAATCTCGTGCTGGATGCGGCCGCGCATGGGCTCGGCATCGCCCTGGCGCGTCCGCCGCTGGCGCGCGAGCAACTGGCAGCAAGGCGCATCGTCAGGGTCGACGAGCGCGAGGCGCTGAACCCGGTCTCCTACTGGCTCGACCGGCCGCTCTGTGCGCTTCGGCCCTCGGCGGCTGCCTTGGCAGAGCGGATCGCACGGGAAGCCGGAGCCGATCGCGCGGAGATCGCGACGTTTCTCAGCCGGGAAGCCAGGGCGGCTTGA
- a CDS encoding class I SAM-dependent methyltransferase, which translates to MRAADPEKLDALVGRLVGDVGASVTGALIVLGDQLGLYKAMADGKPVTSLQLAEKTGLKERYLREWLAGQASAGYVDYDEGSDSFSLSPEQAMAFAEEDSPAFFAGAFEIVQSMWMDAPKVEEAFRNGSGLGWHEHSKCLFRGTERFFRPGYNAHLTADWIPALNGVQAKLMEGATVADVGCGHGSSTILMAQAYPQSRFHGFDYHGPSIERAREAAEKAGVGDRIVFERASAKDFPERKYDLVTMFDCLHDMGDPVGAGKHVRDALADDGSWMIVEPFAHDHLKDNLNPVGRIFYGASTMICTPASLSQEVGLGLGAQAGEMRLRKVAMDAGFQHFRRATETPFNMVFEVRA; encoded by the coding sequence ATGCGTGCTGCCGACCCTGAGAAGCTCGATGCCCTGGTTGGACGTCTCGTCGGCGATGTCGGTGCCTCCGTCACCGGCGCCCTGATCGTGCTGGGCGACCAGCTCGGCCTCTACAAGGCGATGGCCGACGGCAAGCCCGTCACCTCCCTGCAACTGGCGGAGAAGACCGGGCTCAAGGAGCGTTATCTGCGCGAGTGGCTCGCGGGCCAGGCCTCGGCCGGCTATGTCGACTATGACGAGGGCAGTGACAGCTTCAGCCTCTCGCCCGAGCAGGCCATGGCCTTCGCCGAGGAGGACAGCCCGGCCTTCTTCGCCGGCGCCTTCGAGATCGTGCAATCCATGTGGATGGACGCGCCGAAGGTCGAGGAGGCCTTCCGCAACGGTTCGGGGCTTGGCTGGCACGAGCACAGCAAATGCCTGTTCCGGGGGACCGAGCGCTTCTTCCGGCCGGGCTATAACGCGCATCTGACGGCGGACTGGATTCCGGCGCTCAACGGCGTCCAGGCCAAGCTGATGGAGGGCGCGACCGTCGCCGATGTCGGCTGCGGGCATGGTTCCTCCACCATCCTGATGGCGCAGGCCTATCCGCAATCCCGCTTCCACGGCTTCGACTATCACGGGCCGTCGATCGAGCGGGCGCGTGAGGCGGCGGAGAAGGCCGGCGTCGGCGACCGCATCGTCTTCGAGCGCGCCTCGGCCAAGGATTTCCCGGAGCGGAAATATGACCTCGTGACCATGTTCGACTGCCTGCACGACATGGGCGACCCGGTCGGCGCCGGCAAGCATGTGCGCGACGCGCTGGCCGATGACGGGAGCTGGATGATCGTCGAGCCCTTCGCGCATGATCACCTCAAGGACAATCTCAACCCGGTCGGGCGGATCTTCTACGGGGCCTCGACGATGATCTGCACGCCGGCCTCGCTCTCGCAGGAGGTCGGGCTCGGCCTTGGCGCGCAGGCCGGCGAGATGCGCCTGCGCAAGGTCGCGATGGATGCGGGTTTCCAGCATTTCCGCAGGGCGACCGAGACACCGTTCAACATGGTGTTCGAGGTCAGGGCCTGA
- a CDS encoding SAM-dependent methyltransferase, with protein MLLLPRLLKRFIRHGRLTVITPDGKRHVFGSGPAELLFAGVTKTAPAVTVRFHDNRIERELFLNPELALAEGYMDGRIDFEEGTIHDLLTLFWLQRREMRKDPLQQAIRKVRFNIRRWRMHNPLGVAGKKVKHHYDIPTDFYRLWLDETMTYSCAYWHTPDVGLENAQKAKLRHLAAKLKIEPGMSVLDIGSGWGELAIYLAKASGAKVTGLNVSPDQMAAAQKRAKAAGVGDAVTFINKDYRELGGTFDRVVSVGMMEHVGVAHYGEYFGGIRDLLTPDGIALVHCIGRVGPPGFTGPFFDKYIFPGGYAPALSEVFAAQEQTGLWASDCEFWRRHYHWTLEAWRERFMAKRDEVVAMMGERFARMWEFYLCACSISFDIGGDMVFQLLLGRHKSAVPIIRDYIADDEKALEARGF; from the coding sequence ATGCTGCTGCTGCCGCGATTGCTCAAGCGGTTCATCCGCCACGGACGGCTGACGGTCATCACGCCGGACGGCAAGAGGCATGTCTTCGGCTCCGGGCCGGCGGAGCTGCTTTTCGCCGGCGTCACCAAGACGGCGCCGGCCGTCACCGTGCGCTTCCATGACAACCGCATCGAGCGCGAGCTCTTCCTCAATCCCGAGCTCGCCTTGGCCGAAGGCTACATGGACGGGCGGATCGATTTCGAGGAGGGCACGATCCACGATCTGCTGACGCTGTTCTGGCTGCAGCGTCGCGAGATGCGCAAGGATCCGTTGCAGCAGGCGATCCGCAAGGTCCGTTTCAATATCCGGCGCTGGCGGATGCACAACCCGCTCGGCGTCGCCGGTAAGAAGGTCAAGCATCACTACGACATCCCGACTGATTTCTATCGGCTCTGGCTCGACGAGACGATGACCTATTCCTGTGCCTACTGGCATACGCCGGACGTCGGATTGGAGAACGCCCAGAAGGCCAAGCTCCGGCACCTCGCCGCCAAGCTGAAGATCGAGCCGGGCATGAGCGTGCTCGATATCGGCTCGGGTTGGGGGGAGCTCGCGATCTACCTCGCCAAGGCCAGCGGGGCGAAGGTGACCGGGCTCAACGTCTCGCCCGACCAGATGGCGGCGGCGCAGAAGCGCGCCAAGGCGGCGGGCGTCGGCGATGCCGTGACCTTCATCAACAAGGACTATCGCGAACTCGGCGGCACGTTCGACCGCGTCGTCTCGGTCGGCATGATGGAGCATGTCGGCGTCGCGCATTACGGCGAGTATTTCGGAGGGATCCGCGATCTGCTGACGCCGGACGGAATCGCGCTGGTCCACTGCATCGGCCGCGTCGGCCCGCCTGGCTTCACCGGGCCGTTCTTCGACAAGTACATCTTCCCGGGCGGCTATGCGCCAGCGCTGTCGGAGGTGTTCGCGGCGCAGGAGCAGACGGGCCTTTGGGCGTCAGACTGCGAGTTCTGGCGCCGGCACTATCACTGGACGCTGGAGGCCTGGCGCGAGCGCTTCATGGCCAAGCGCGACGAGGTCGTCGCGATGATGGGCGAGCGCTTCGCGCGGATGTGGGAATTCTATCTCTGCGCCTGCTCGATCTCCTTCGATATCGGCGGCGACATGGTGTTCCAACTCCTGCTCGGCCGGCACAAGAGCGCCGTCCCGATCATCCGCGACTATATCGCGGATGACGAGAAGGCGTTGGAGGCGAGAGGGTTCTGA
- a CDS encoding class I SAM-dependent methyltransferase — MSWRDFWNGEHSIYVSPRHKALHYRAIATDLIGHIPASNAVVLDHGCGEALDAARVAASCGKLYLCEAAPNVRDKLRAQFGRKENIVVVSPEEVEALPPASFDLVVANSLLQYLSRDELKALLEIWRDRLKPGGALILADVIPPDVSPLTDASQLLAFAWRGGFLTAALGGLVLTAFSDYRKLRARYGLSTYTADAITALIREAGFADVQRPANFGHNPHRMTFKATKAAA; from the coding sequence ATGTCCTGGCGCGATTTCTGGAACGGCGAGCATTCGATCTACGTCTCGCCGCGCCACAAGGCCCTGCATTATCGCGCCATCGCGACCGACCTGATCGGCCATATCCCCGCAAGCAACGCCGTCGTCCTCGACCATGGCTGCGGCGAGGCGCTCGACGCCGCCCGCGTCGCCGCGTCCTGCGGCAAGCTCTATCTCTGCGAAGCGGCGCCGAATGTCCGCGACAAGCTGCGCGCCCAGTTTGGCCGCAAGGAGAATATCGTCGTGGTCTCGCCGGAAGAGGTCGAGGCGCTGCCACCGGCCTCGTTCGACCTCGTGGTCGCCAACTCGCTGCTGCAATATCTCTCGCGCGACGAGTTGAAGGCGCTGCTGGAAATCTGGCGCGACCGCTTGAAGCCGGGCGGCGCGCTGATCCTCGCCGACGTGATCCCGCCCGATGTCAGTCCGTTGACCGATGCCTCGCAATTGCTCGCCTTCGCCTGGCGCGGCGGCTTCCTCACGGCGGCGCTCGGCGGCCTCGTCCTTACCGCCTTTTCGGACTATCGCAAGCTCAGGGCGCGATACGGCCTCTCGACCTATACCGCAGACGCAATCACCGCCCTGATCCGCGAAGCCGGCTTCGCCGATGTGCAGCGGCCGGCGAATTTCGGCCACAACCCGCACCGCATGACCTTCAAGGCAACCAAGGCCGCAGCATAG